A window from Candidatus Nitrospira neomarina encodes these proteins:
- a CDS encoding phosphate ABC transporter ATP-binding protein has translation MDGRQSTSRIIPDPDEWSGWRAWLPYPSTEPCCDPVPHIRANNLSIAYQGHQVLQNVTLEIHRGCITALVGPSGCGKTSFLTSLNRLTDLIPGCRVSGNLHMQELDVLAPTTDVLQLRRTVGMIFQKPTVFPFSIRKNLELPLREHGTYDRMLLASAMEKVLQQVGLWDEVKDRLDHPAQALSGGQQQRLCLARALVLAPDVILLDEPCSALDPLSSGIVEDLIVALRGHVTVIIVTHNLAQARRIADHIAFFWSCDGVGTLIEYDTAQAIFETPAHELTAAYISGARG, from the coding sequence ATGGATGGCAGGCAATCAACTTCCCGCATAATCCCTGATCCCGACGAATGGTCGGGATGGAGAGCGTGGCTTCCCTACCCATCCACGGAACCCTGCTGTGATCCTGTCCCCCATATTCGCGCGAACAATCTTTCTATCGCCTATCAGGGTCATCAGGTCCTTCAGAATGTCACTCTTGAAATCCATCGGGGATGCATTACGGCGTTAGTTGGGCCGTCAGGTTGCGGGAAAACCAGTTTTCTCACGAGCCTCAATCGCTTAACGGACTTGATACCAGGATGCCGGGTTTCGGGGAACCTGCACATGCAGGAACTGGATGTCCTCGCCCCGACGACCGATGTCCTTCAATTGCGTCGTACCGTGGGAATGATTTTTCAAAAACCCACTGTCTTCCCATTTTCGATCCGCAAAAATCTGGAGCTTCCCCTCCGTGAACACGGAACGTATGACCGCATGCTCTTGGCCTCCGCCATGGAAAAGGTCCTCCAGCAAGTTGGTCTCTGGGATGAAGTCAAAGACCGGCTTGACCATCCCGCGCAAGCCTTGTCAGGAGGACAACAACAGAGACTCTGCCTGGCAAGAGCACTGGTGTTAGCGCCGGATGTCATTCTGCTTGATGAGCCCTGCAGTGCGCTGGATCCCTTGTCCAGCGGAATCGTTGAAGATTTGATCGTCGCCTTGCGAGGTCATGTGACCGTCATTATTGTCACTCACAACTTGGCCCAGGCGCGACGCATTGCCGACCACATCGCGTTTTTCTGGTCATGTGACGGGGTTGGCACACTCATCGAGTATGACACCGCCCAAGCCATATTTGAAACTCCCGCACATGAACTCACCGCAGCCTATATTTCGGGTGCCAGAGGATAA
- the pstA gene encoding phosphate ABC transporter permease PstA — protein sequence MSRQNRYLQEYGTTAIIWMAATLVAVPFFCMIGDLLWNGLNHLSFSFVFSAPQNAGREGGIGPILISTLLILGVCMGVALPMGLGTALFLAEYTRHEYVLGRLIRGSLDVLAGVPSIVFGLFGNALFCQILGLGFSILSGGLTLACMVLPILIRTVEESFRAISNEQRLSAAALGLSKPTTIRTILLPAAMPGLLVGVILGLGRAIAETAALIFTSGYVDRMPESLMDSGRSLAVHIYDLAMNVAGGNPHAYATALVLVSLLFIINFSSSRMATRWMAGNQLPA from the coding sequence ATGTCCCGGCAAAATAGGTACCTACAAGAATATGGCACGACCGCGATTATCTGGATGGCGGCCACCCTGGTTGCCGTACCATTTTTCTGCATGATAGGTGATTTACTCTGGAACGGGTTGAACCATCTGTCATTCAGCTTCGTGTTCTCTGCTCCACAGAATGCGGGGCGGGAAGGCGGAATCGGCCCCATCCTCATATCCACGTTATTGATCCTCGGAGTCTGTATGGGAGTGGCCTTACCTATGGGATTGGGGACCGCACTGTTTCTTGCCGAATACACCCGTCATGAATATGTCCTGGGCCGGCTGATCCGGGGCTCACTGGATGTGCTGGCAGGCGTGCCATCCATAGTCTTCGGATTGTTTGGCAACGCCCTGTTCTGCCAAATCCTCGGATTGGGATTTTCCATTCTCTCTGGTGGGCTGACATTGGCCTGCATGGTGTTACCTATTTTAATTCGCACGGTGGAAGAAAGTTTTCGCGCCATTTCCAATGAACAACGATTATCGGCAGCAGCTCTTGGCCTTTCCAAACCAACCACTATTCGAACAATCCTCCTCCCTGCAGCCATGCCCGGCCTTCTCGTAGGAGTCATCCTCGGACTCGGACGAGCCATTGCAGAAACGGCAGCCTTGATTTTTACCAGTGGATACGTGGATCGGATGCCGGAATCGTTGATGGACTCAGGACGATCTCTTGCTGTGCACATTTACGATCTGGCCATGAATGTGGCCGGGGGCAATCCCCATGCCTATGCCACCGCTCTCGTTCTGGTGAGTCTCTTGTTCATCATTAACTTTTCTTCTTCCAGGATGGCCACACGATGGATGGCAGGCAATCAACTTCCCGCATAA
- the pstC gene encoding phosphate ABC transporter permease subunit PstC produces the protein MRLLALMAGGLLFMVVSFLLHESWPALQDIGFARFFHDPDWYPLDRSYRLTAMIWGTLLTTTGAVLLSAPLGILSAVFCHFYAPPLLSRWYRRMVELLAGIPSVVFGFWGLVVLVPIIGRWHPPGTSLLAGILILTFMIIPTIMLVAHASIAHIPIAYIHSASALGFSRGSLIWHVVLPTTKVGLFTGILLGLARALGETMAVLMVCGNVVQTPSHLFDPIRTLTANIALEMSYALADHRAALFVSGLFLMGLVVLVVSVAEGLRHRNFYVPAK, from the coding sequence GTGCGCCTCCTCGCGTTGATGGCTGGCGGACTCTTGTTCATGGTCGTATCATTTCTCCTTCATGAATCCTGGCCGGCCCTGCAGGATATTGGTTTTGCGCGTTTTTTCCATGACCCCGACTGGTACCCTCTTGATCGATCATATCGGCTAACGGCTATGATTTGGGGAACCCTTTTGACGACCACCGGAGCGGTCCTCCTCTCAGCCCCGCTTGGCATTCTGTCAGCCGTCTTTTGTCACTTTTATGCCCCCCCTCTACTAAGCCGATGGTATCGGCGCATGGTCGAACTTTTGGCAGGAATTCCTTCAGTCGTTTTCGGCTTCTGGGGTCTCGTGGTTCTGGTCCCGATCATCGGCCGCTGGCATCCTCCCGGAACCAGTCTGCTGGCCGGCATCCTCATCCTGACGTTCATGATCATACCCACCATCATGTTAGTGGCCCACGCAAGCATTGCCCATATTCCCATCGCCTATATTCATAGTGCCTCAGCCTTGGGATTCAGTCGAGGGTCATTGATTTGGCATGTGGTTCTTCCCACAACAAAAGTTGGACTCTTCACCGGTATCCTGTTGGGATTGGCACGAGCGTTAGGAGAAACCATGGCCGTGCTGATGGTTTGTGGAAACGTCGTGCAAACCCCGTCCCATTTGTTTGATCCGATCAGAACCCTGACAGCAAACATTGCTTTGGAAATGTCCTATGCGTTGGCCGATCACCGGGCCGCATTGTTTGTCAGTGGGCTCTTCCTCATGGGACTTGTCGTCCTGGTTGTCAGCGTGGCAGAGGGCTTGCGACATCGGAATTTTTATGTCCCGGCAAAATAG
- a CDS encoding phosphate ABC transporter substrate-binding protein, whose amino-acid sequence MVKNIYIAVLFLATIGIIALCTIDLLDDSLAQAEGHKLVITGSSTMAPLIAEIGKKFEMRHPGIRVDIQTGGSSRGIADVINGVADIGMASRALKSQEHHLHGSVIAHDGITVILHRSNPVQELTDDQIKAIYTGGITHWNQVGGSDAPITVVNKAEGRSTLELFLDYFQISNRDIHAHVVIGDNEQGIKTVAGNPHAIGYVSIGTAQYDAIHGIPIRLLPLQHIPATIETVREGRFPLSRPLTLVTKSLPTGLIKTFIDFARSSQANELILKQYFVPLQG is encoded by the coding sequence ATGGTGAAAAACATTTATATTGCCGTCCTCTTTCTTGCAACCATAGGAATCATCGCCCTCTGCACAATAGATTTGTTAGATGACTCGCTTGCGCAGGCTGAAGGACACAAGCTTGTCATCACCGGATCCAGTACCATGGCTCCCCTGATCGCGGAAATCGGCAAAAAATTTGAGATGCGTCATCCGGGGATCAGGGTCGATATCCAAACGGGAGGTTCTTCTCGCGGCATTGCTGACGTCATCAATGGAGTCGCGGACATTGGGATGGCATCCCGTGCTCTGAAATCTCAAGAACACCATCTGCATGGATCCGTCATTGCCCATGATGGCATCACCGTCATCCTGCATCGATCAAATCCTGTTCAGGAATTAACCGATGACCAAATTAAGGCTATTTATACCGGTGGAATCACCCATTGGAACCAGGTTGGGGGGTCTGATGCACCCATTACCGTCGTGAATAAAGCAGAAGGACGTTCCACCTTGGAATTATTTCTGGACTATTTCCAAATCTCCAATCGCGACATTCACGCTCATGTGGTCATCGGAGACAATGAACAAGGCATTAAAACCGTGGCCGGCAACCCCCATGCGATTGGATATGTTTCCATTGGAACCGCACAGTATGATGCCATCCACGGCATACCGATCCGATTATTACCCCTGCAACACATTCCGGCCACCATTGAAACAGTCCGGGAAGGCAGGTTTCCCCTCTCACGTCCCCTGACACTTGTAACAAAATCTCTTCCGACAGGACTCATTAAAACCTTTATTGATTTCGCGCGGTCCTCGCAGGCCAATGAGCTCATCCTTAAACAATATTTCGTCCCGCTCCAAGGGTAA
- a CDS encoding ArsR/SmtB family transcription factor: protein MKIRNTSPSCASKLKVVSDPTRLAVLEALMSGQKNVGELMEHLEVEQSLLSHHLSVLRDNGLVEATREGKTMIYKLPEHVADSTSGKAINLGCCKISFG, encoded by the coding sequence ATGAAAATCAGAAACACTTCTCCTTCCTGTGCAAGCAAATTAAAGGTTGTATCAGATCCAACACGATTGGCGGTTCTTGAAGCTCTTATGTCCGGACAAAAAAATGTCGGGGAATTGATGGAACACTTGGAAGTAGAACAAAGTTTATTATCCCATCATTTAAGTGTGTTGCGGGATAACGGCCTGGTGGAAGCCACACGGGAGGGAAAAACCATGATCTACAAACTCCCGGAACATGTCGCCGATTCTACGAGCGGTAAAGCCATCAACCTTGGATGCTGCAAAATCTCTTTTGGCTAA
- a CDS encoding PstS family phosphate ABC transporter substrate-binding protein, translating to MRLERIKFLEGAMLFGLLFVVLSTPALGADDLFPNVDQQIPRYSPQSRVSGKIEIDGSTTMKTILETWKDKLENIHPDLEISLKTDGSNTGLESLMSGKTKIAAMSRTITKEEIEKFTKQSGHAPTAIPVAVDAFAIFVHKDNPLDHITLQQLDALFSSDRRRGAPESIDTWGQLGLTGVWEKTSIVSHIRDAKSGTGQFFREFVLLNGQNKEMSIVQPGAASVVHAVMNDPYAVGYSGIGYRTNSVKPLHVAAGDGAPFVEPTFQSATNGSYPLHRRLYLYVNESPDMKHAPLLSEIITFAVSLEGQQVVAKSGFFPLPTKDLMALSATWSRPMASVSNTKGPKNFK from the coding sequence ATGAGATTGGAGAGAATTAAATTCCTTGAGGGTGCGATGCTGTTCGGGTTGCTCTTCGTGGTGCTGAGTACTCCAGCCCTGGGGGCAGACGACTTGTTTCCCAATGTGGACCAACAGATTCCCCGGTATTCTCCACAAAGCCGTGTGTCGGGAAAGATCGAAATCGACGGGTCTACGACCATGAAAACGATTTTGGAAACATGGAAGGATAAGCTGGAGAACATTCATCCTGATTTGGAAATCAGTTTGAAGACGGACGGATCCAACACGGGCCTTGAATCGTTAATGAGCGGGAAGACGAAGATCGCGGCCATGTCGCGTACGATAACGAAAGAAGAAATCGAGAAATTTACCAAACAATCAGGTCACGCTCCCACGGCGATTCCCGTTGCGGTCGATGCGTTTGCGATCTTTGTTCATAAGGATAACCCACTTGATCACATTACATTACAACAATTGGATGCGTTGTTCTCCTCGGACAGGCGCCGTGGGGCTCCGGAGTCCATCGACACGTGGGGGCAGTTGGGACTTACCGGGGTATGGGAAAAAACTTCCATTGTATCTCACATCCGGGATGCGAAATCAGGGACCGGACAGTTTTTCAGGGAATTCGTCTTGTTGAATGGGCAAAACAAAGAGATGAGTATTGTTCAACCTGGTGCCGCCTCGGTTGTTCATGCGGTCATGAATGATCCTTATGCCGTCGGCTATAGTGGAATCGGCTATCGCACCAATTCCGTGAAACCCTTACATGTAGCAGCCGGTGATGGCGCCCCATTTGTCGAACCGACCTTTCAATCCGCAACGAATGGATCCTATCCACTTCATCGACGGTTATACCTCTATGTAAATGAATCTCCAGATATGAAACATGCACCGCTCCTCTCCGAAATCATTACATTCGCGGTGAGTCTGGAAGGCCAACAAGTGGTTGCGAAATCGGGATTTTTTCCCCTTCCTACTAAAGACCTCATGGCTTTATCAGCAACCTGGTCCAGGCCGATGGCTTCGGTCTCTAACACGAAGGGACCGAAGAATTTCAAATAG
- a CDS encoding transglutaminase family protein → MIYQVTHRTTFAYTQPVAISHHVLRLTPRSHPRQHCLRSTVSLEPTPSVRSEGEDYFGNAITHLTIQTPHPQLIVDANTLVEVIKPEPIPLDQSPPWEQVVQQLQNPLDPPNLEAQQFMYDSPYITIDDATYDFVRECFPSGRPLLAGVMELTSRIFEEFTYEGGVTDVSTPVHDVLTSRKGVCQDFAHLEIAALRSLGLPARYISGYLLTHPPEGQEKLVGADASHAWVAAWSPGLGWVDFDPTNNIIPGDEHITLAWGRDYGDVSPINGFMVGGGQHTLAVSVDVSPVPHPSLV, encoded by the coding sequence ATGATCTATCAGGTGACACACCGAACCACCTTCGCCTACACCCAGCCGGTTGCCATTTCTCATCATGTCTTACGTCTTACTCCACGGTCCCATCCCCGACAACATTGCCTCCGGTCGACCGTGTCGTTGGAACCCACGCCATCGGTTCGTTCAGAAGGCGAGGATTATTTTGGCAATGCCATTACTCACCTGACCATTCAAACCCCCCATCCCCAATTGATTGTCGACGCCAATACCCTCGTGGAGGTCATCAAGCCGGAGCCCATACCGTTGGATCAAAGTCCGCCTTGGGAACAGGTCGTCCAACAACTTCAAAATCCCTTGGATCCGCCGAATCTGGAAGCCCAACAATTTATGTATGATTCCCCATACATCACTATTGACGATGCCACGTATGATTTTGTTCGTGAATGTTTTCCATCCGGGCGTCCGCTTCTGGCCGGTGTGATGGAATTAACCAGTCGAATTTTTGAGGAATTCACCTACGAAGGAGGCGTGACCGACGTGTCCACACCGGTTCATGATGTCCTCACCTCACGAAAGGGTGTTTGCCAGGACTTTGCCCATTTGGAAATTGCCGCACTCCGCAGCCTGGGTTTACCTGCACGGTATATTAGTGGGTACCTGCTGACGCATCCACCGGAAGGACAGGAAAAACTGGTGGGCGCCGATGCCTCACACGCCTGGGTCGCGGCATGGAGTCCCGGTCTTGGCTGGGTCGACTTTGATCCCACCAACAATATCATTCCCGGTGATGAACACATCACCTTGGCGTGGGGAAGAGACTATGGGGATGTCAGTCCAATCAATGGCTTTATGGTTGGGGGCGGACAGCATACGCTCGCCGTATCCGTGGACGTCAGCCCCGTTCCACATCCATCACTGGTATAA
- a CDS encoding circularly permuted type 2 ATP-grasp protein: MASFHSPEPADSLSPPTTMYPPQPDIFDELVASDGSVRPHWENLLKQFESLDATQRCLAHETAARMLKDDGMTYLAGQNERQRDRPWQLDLFPLLISQEEWHHLEAGLIQRARLLNHILNDLYGPQQLLKNGTLPPAVVFGNPQFLQPCHGVPVAGGTYLHFLAFDVARAPDGKWWVLRDRTEAPTGAGFALENRIIVSRSLPNLFARTQVQRLSSFFQTFSESFLQCSQREDPLAVVLSPGPENMAYFEHAYLARYLGYPIVEGSDMTVRDERLFLKTVDGLKPVDLVLRRIYSDLCDPLELMTESTTGVPGLLQAIRAGHVTLANALGSGLIESEVLLSFLPTLSKFFFGEGLKIPSVATWWCGQANERAYVLDNINRLLIRRVLTPKHGLTHDRLSSFGPDLTEEDRGALAQAIARRGHEYVGREIVSPSTTPFWTSQDELKPVPMTVRIYLTATKDGYTVMPGGLARVSVRSDPRGHWHEPGDFSKDTWVKSNGPLDIPAAVTLPHHTLQLRRGGRDLPSRTADNLFWLGRYTERAEGAIRLLRSLVSRMSGEAGIGDDPETLHRLVSLLVMQKHLSPRRAKRAVEGGASAVEAELRTILFDPDSPDGLATILQNVRRTAELVRHRLSLDTWNILMELTSVPKEWAQTKGQSIDDAIRLLSRMIQHLAALNGMVMENMTRSYAWRFLEMGRRLERVRHLSKLMHHLASRGTPETTGALNLLLELADATITYRTRYKAEAKLAAVLDLLLADDTNPRSIIFQLLTIEAHINALPREEASASLNPAQRITTRGCTDIRLADMMELAHFTTKTGVRVNLERLLKQLDQHVHQLSDVVAHTFFSHSLTQRISGPQWLEGIP; this comes from the coding sequence ATGGCCTCCTTCCATTCTCCCGAACCAGCGGACTCCCTTTCCCCACCCACCACGATGTACCCGCCTCAACCGGATATCTTTGATGAACTCGTGGCGTCTGACGGCTCTGTTCGTCCGCATTGGGAAAATCTGTTGAAACAATTCGAGAGCCTGGACGCTACCCAACGCTGTCTGGCTCACGAAACCGCCGCACGAATGTTGAAAGATGACGGCATGACCTATCTTGCCGGCCAGAATGAACGACAACGCGACAGACCCTGGCAGCTTGACTTATTCCCACTGTTAATCAGCCAGGAGGAATGGCACCATCTCGAAGCAGGTTTGATTCAACGAGCCCGTCTCCTCAACCATATTTTGAACGATTTGTATGGCCCGCAACAATTGCTGAAAAACGGAACTTTACCCCCTGCTGTCGTGTTCGGGAATCCCCAGTTTTTGCAGCCCTGCCATGGCGTCCCGGTGGCAGGAGGCACCTATTTACATTTTCTGGCATTCGATGTGGCGAGAGCGCCAGATGGAAAATGGTGGGTCCTGCGTGATCGCACCGAAGCACCTACCGGTGCCGGATTTGCTCTCGAAAATCGCATTATTGTCTCACGGTCTTTACCCAACCTGTTTGCCCGAACTCAGGTCCAACGACTCTCCTCTTTTTTCCAGACCTTCAGCGAGAGTTTTCTCCAGTGTTCCCAACGTGAAGATCCCCTGGCGGTCGTGCTTTCGCCGGGCCCGGAAAATATGGCCTATTTTGAGCATGCCTATCTGGCCCGGTATCTGGGGTACCCGATTGTCGAAGGGTCGGACATGACCGTACGCGATGAACGGCTGTTCCTGAAAACGGTTGATGGTCTGAAGCCCGTTGATCTGGTCTTACGCCGGATTTATTCGGACCTGTGCGACCCTCTCGAATTGATGACCGAATCCACAACCGGTGTCCCAGGGTTACTCCAAGCCATTCGAGCCGGACACGTCACATTAGCCAATGCGCTCGGCAGTGGATTGATCGAAAGCGAAGTCCTCTTAAGCTTTCTGCCGACATTATCCAAATTCTTTTTCGGTGAAGGACTGAAAATTCCCAGTGTCGCCACCTGGTGGTGTGGACAGGCCAACGAGCGCGCCTACGTGCTCGATAATATAAACCGATTATTAATTCGTCGTGTCTTGACACCCAAGCATGGCCTCACGCACGACCGTCTCTCCTCCTTCGGGCCTGACTTGACCGAAGAAGACCGTGGAGCCCTGGCCCAAGCCATTGCCCGGCGTGGGCATGAATACGTGGGACGGGAAATCGTTTCGCCCTCCACGACTCCCTTTTGGACATCTCAGGATGAGCTCAAACCGGTCCCCATGACTGTCCGCATCTATCTGACAGCCACAAAGGACGGCTATACCGTCATGCCGGGTGGACTCGCGCGCGTGTCGGTTCGATCGGATCCTCGTGGGCACTGGCATGAACCCGGTGATTTCAGTAAAGACACCTGGGTGAAGTCGAACGGTCCGCTTGATATTCCGGCAGCCGTCACCCTGCCCCATCATACGCTTCAGCTTCGGCGGGGAGGACGGGATCTACCCAGCCGAACCGCTGACAATCTCTTCTGGCTGGGGCGCTACACCGAACGCGCTGAAGGCGCGATCCGTTTATTACGAAGTTTGGTGTCACGCATGAGCGGAGAGGCGGGAATCGGAGATGATCCTGAGACCCTGCATCGCCTGGTTTCTCTTCTCGTGATGCAAAAACATTTATCGCCCCGACGCGCTAAACGGGCCGTGGAAGGCGGAGCCAGCGCGGTGGAGGCAGAACTTCGAACGATTTTATTTGATCCGGATTCCCCGGACGGCTTGGCAACTATTCTCCAGAATGTGCGACGCACCGCGGAACTGGTTCGTCACCGGTTGTCCCTCGACACCTGGAATATTCTCATGGAACTCACCAGCGTGCCAAAGGAATGGGCACAGACAAAAGGACAAAGCATCGATGATGCAATTCGACTGTTGAGCCGGATGATTCAACATCTGGCAGCGCTCAACGGCATGGTCATGGAAAATATGACCCGCAGCTATGCCTGGCGTTTTCTGGAAATGGGACGACGCCTGGAACGCGTGAGACACTTATCCAAACTCATGCATCATTTAGCATCACGGGGAACGCCGGAGACCACCGGCGCCCTCAATCTGCTTCTGGAATTAGCCGACGCCACCATTACCTACCGAACCCGATACAAGGCTGAAGCCAAACTCGCTGCAGTCCTGGATTTACTTTTGGCCGATGATACCAACCCCCGTTCAATTATTTTCCAGTTATTGACGATTGAGGCACACATCAACGCGTTGCCCCGGGAGGAGGCCTCTGCTTCCCTTAACCCGGCACAGCGGATCACCACACGCGGGTGCACGGATATTCGATTGGCCGACATGATGGAACTTGCTCACTTCACGACGAAAACCGGCGTGCGAGTCAACCTTGAACGACTCCTTAAACAACTGGACCAACATGTGCATCAACTCTCCGATGTGGTGGCTCATACCTTTTTCAGTCATTCGTTAACCCAACGGATTTCAGGGCCTCAATGGCTTGAGGGCATTCCATGA